One genomic segment of Bradyrhizobium diazoefficiens includes these proteins:
- a CDS encoding VOC family protein, producing the protein MLENAKVAARLPAKDLNRARAFYSEKLGLEPVEERPGGLHYVCAGGEFALFVSAGMQSGTHTQMGWEVEDLEATVRELRARGVHFEEYDLPGLKTVDGIAEIAGNYPSKGVGERGVWFRDSEGNLLGIGQPVRT; encoded by the coding sequence ATGTTGGAGAACGCGAAGGTGGCAGCCCGGCTTCCGGCCAAAGACCTGAACCGCGCGCGAGCGTTTTACTCCGAGAAACTCGGACTTGAGCCGGTTGAAGAGCGTCCGGGCGGACTCCACTACGTCTGCGCCGGCGGCGAGTTTGCGCTATTCGTCTCAGCCGGAATGCAATCCGGCACGCACACGCAGATGGGTTGGGAAGTCGAGGATCTCGAAGCAACCGTGCGTGAGCTTCGCGCCCGGGGAGTCCACTTTGAGGAGTACGACCTGCCCGGCCTGAAGACCGTCGACGGAATTGCGGAGATCGCCGGGAATTATCCCAGCAAGGGCGTTGGTGAGCGGGGTGTCTGGTTCCGCGACAGCGAAGGCAACTTGCTGGGAATCGGGCAGCCGGTGCGGACTTGA
- the recF gene encoding DNA replication/repair protein RecF (All proteins in this family for which functions are known are DNA-binding proteins that assist the filamentation of RecA onto DNA for the initiation of recombination or recombinational repair.): MTPSRIHRLTLTHFRNYRAAGLETAADMVALVGPNGAGKTNCIEAISFLSPGRGLRRATLEDVADNQGDGSWAVSAQVEGALGLATLGTGIDPPRADSTVNRRCRIDREPVNSAASFGDHIRMVWLTPAMDGLFMGAASERRRFFDRLVLAIDSEHSSRINALERSLRSRNRLLETRNYDDHWCDAIERETAELAVAVAATRGQTAARLTGMLNARAQASAFPSARIALDGWMENALLDETATSVEDRYRQILRDNRPRDAIAGRTTDGPHLTDLQVVYAPKSMPARDASTGEQKALLIGLVLAHASLVAEMTGIVPLLLLDEVVAHLDPNRRAALFGELHRLGAQVWLTGADPAAFTEIGAGGEVFDVESGQVSARR; this comes from the coding sequence ATGACCCCCTCCCGCATTCATCGCCTGACGCTGACGCATTTTCGCAATTATCGGGCGGCCGGGCTCGAGACGGCGGCTGACATGGTGGCGCTGGTCGGGCCAAACGGGGCCGGCAAGACCAATTGCATCGAGGCGATCTCGTTCCTGTCGCCGGGGCGCGGCTTGCGGCGCGCCACGCTCGAAGATGTTGCCGACAACCAGGGCGACGGCTCCTGGGCGGTGTCGGCGCAGGTCGAGGGCGCGCTGGGGCTGGCGACGCTCGGCACCGGCATCGATCCGCCGCGCGCCGACAGCACGGTGAACCGGCGCTGCCGCATCGATCGCGAGCCGGTCAACTCGGCAGCATCGTTCGGCGATCATATCCGCATGGTGTGGCTGACGCCGGCGATGGACGGGCTGTTCATGGGCGCAGCCTCCGAGCGGCGGCGGTTCTTCGACCGCCTGGTGCTCGCGATCGACAGCGAGCATTCCAGCCGCATCAACGCGCTGGAACGCTCGCTGCGCTCGCGCAACCGCCTGCTCGAGACCCGCAATTACGACGATCATTGGTGTGACGCGATCGAGCGCGAGACCGCCGAGCTTGCGGTGGCGGTCGCCGCAACGCGCGGCCAGACCGCGGCGCGGCTGACCGGCATGCTCAACGCACGCGCGCAGGCCTCCGCGTTTCCGTCGGCTAGAATCGCGCTCGACGGCTGGATGGAGAATGCACTGCTCGACGAGACCGCGACTTCGGTCGAGGACCGCTACCGCCAGATCCTGCGCGACAACCGGCCGCGCGATGCGATCGCCGGCCGCACCACCGACGGCCCGCATCTGACCGATCTCCAGGTCGTCTATGCGCCGAAAAGCATGCCGGCGCGCGATGCCTCGACCGGCGAACAGAAGGCGCTGCTGATCGGCCTCGTGCTGGCGCATGCGAGCCTGGTCGCCGAGATGACCGGCATCGTGCCGCTGCTGCTGCTCGACGAGGTCGTTGCCCATCTCGATCCGAACCGGCGCGCGGCGCTGTTTGGCGAACTGCACAGGCTCGGCGCGCAGGTCTGGCTGACCGGTGCGGATCCGGCCGCCTTCACCGAGATCGGCGCGGGCGGCGAAGTCTTTGACGTCGAGAGCGGACAAGTCTCGGCCCGGCGCTAG
- the dnaA gene encoding chromosomal replication initiator protein DnaA: MNTSEQDRWSRVKNRLRSNVGEDVYTSWFARMDLEGVQDESVRLSVPTRFLKSWIQAHYAERVLSCWQAEMPEVHRIDLTVRSAVRPVVQPKEAPAPVETRRAPAPELRSTATAPVSANHDALGGSPLDPRLTFASFVVGRSNTLAHAAARQVAEGRRGDPVMFNPLYIHAGVGLGKTHLLQAVTWAGNSGNERKVLYLTAEKFMYGFVAALKTQTALAFKEALRGIDVLVIDDLQFLQGKSTQAEFCHTLNALIDAGRQVVIAADRPPSDLESLDDRVRSRLAGGLVVEMGSLGEELRHGILKSRVAAARAHHATFDVPEEVLHYLARTITHNGRDLEGAINRLLAHSKLNNQPVTLEMAEREVRDLVRPQEPKRIKIEDIQRVVARQYNVSRSDLLSSRRTANVVRPRQVAMYLAKTLTLRSLPEIGRRFGGRDHTTVLHAVRKIEALVSKDNALSEEVESLKRQLQE; encoded by the coding sequence ATGAACACATCGGAACAGGATCGCTGGTCACGCGTGAAGAATCGGCTGCGCTCGAACGTAGGCGAAGACGTCTATACGAGCTGGTTTGCGCGCATGGACCTCGAAGGCGTGCAGGACGAAAGCGTGCGGCTCTCGGTGCCGACCCGATTCCTGAAGAGCTGGATCCAGGCCCATTATGCCGAGCGTGTGCTCTCGTGCTGGCAGGCCGAGATGCCCGAAGTGCATCGCATCGATCTCACCGTCCGCTCCGCGGTGCGCCCGGTGGTGCAGCCGAAGGAAGCGCCCGCGCCGGTCGAGACGCGCCGCGCCCCCGCGCCGGAATTGCGCTCGACCGCGACCGCGCCGGTCTCGGCCAATCATGACGCGCTCGGCGGCTCGCCGCTCGATCCGCGCCTCACCTTTGCAAGCTTCGTCGTCGGCCGCTCCAACACGCTGGCGCATGCCGCCGCGCGTCAGGTCGCCGAAGGTCGCCGCGGCGACCCCGTGATGTTCAACCCGCTCTACATCCATGCCGGCGTCGGCCTCGGCAAGACGCATCTGTTGCAGGCCGTGACCTGGGCCGGCAATTCCGGCAACGAGCGCAAGGTGCTGTATCTCACCGCGGAAAAGTTCATGTACGGCTTCGTCGCCGCGCTGAAGACGCAGACGGCGCTCGCCTTCAAGGAAGCGCTGCGCGGCATCGACGTGCTCGTCATCGACGACCTCCAGTTCCTGCAGGGTAAGTCGACGCAGGCCGAGTTCTGTCACACGCTGAACGCGCTGATCGATGCCGGCCGCCAGGTCGTGATCGCAGCCGACCGTCCGCCGTCCGATCTGGAAAGCCTCGACGACCGCGTGCGCTCGCGTCTCGCCGGCGGCCTCGTGGTCGAGATGGGTTCGCTCGGCGAGGAGCTGCGCCACGGCATTCTCAAGTCGCGCGTCGCAGCCGCCCGCGCCCATCACGCCACCTTCGACGTGCCGGAGGAGGTGCTGCATTATCTGGCGCGCACCATCACCCATAACGGACGCGACCTCGAAGGCGCGATCAACCGCCTTCTTGCTCATTCGAAACTCAACAACCAGCCGGTGACGCTGGAGATGGCCGAGCGCGAGGTGCGCGACCTGGTCCGGCCGCAGGAGCCGAAGCGGATCAAGATCGAGGACATCCAGCGCGTGGTGGCGCGGCAGTATAATGTCAGCCGCTCCGACTTGCTGTCCTCGCGCCGCACGGCCAACGTGGTCCGGCCGCGCCAGGTGGCGATGTACCTTGCCAAGACGCTGACCCTGCGCTCGCTGCCCGAGATCGGCCGCCGCTTCGGCGGACGCGACCACACCACGGTGCTGCACGCGGTGCGCAAGATCGAGGCCCTCGTCTCCAAGGACAATGCGCTGTCGGAGGAAGTGGAATCGCTGAAGCGCCAGCTTCAGGAATAA
- the murA gene encoding UDP-N-acetylglucosamine 1-carboxyvinyltransferase — protein MAPIQYIVEGGHRLSGSIEPSGNKNAALPIIAAALLTEHPVTLENVPRIRDTETLVELIRSVGAAAEWTERNTLHIHAKSIRAADLDPELCVRIRASILLAGPLLARCGELMLPPPGGDVIGRRRLDTHMLALEQLGAKVTATDRLEFRCPKLTGADVFLDEPSVTATENALVAAVAADGVTYLRNAASEPHVQDLAHFLVALGARIEGIGTNTMIIHGPATLGGASYRIQPDHIEVGSLIGLAAVTRSQIGIVRAGVEHLRSIRMGFERLGIVCRVEGDDLIVPSNQTLKIQDDFGGHVPKLEDQPWPAFPADLMSIAIVTATQCEGVILMFEKMFESRMFFVDKLIAMGARIVLCDPHRAIIAGPSRLRGASMISPDIRAGMAMLLAAVCAEGTSTINNADQIERGYERIEERLNALGAKIKRVPERKG, from the coding sequence GTGGCGCCCATCCAATACATCGTCGAGGGCGGTCACCGGCTCTCGGGCTCGATCGAACCGTCCGGCAACAAGAATGCGGCACTGCCGATCATCGCGGCGGCCCTGCTCACCGAGCATCCGGTGACGCTTGAGAACGTGCCGCGGATCCGCGACACCGAGACGCTGGTCGAGCTGATCCGCTCGGTCGGCGCGGCGGCAGAATGGACCGAGCGCAATACGCTTCACATCCACGCCAAGAGCATCCGCGCCGCCGATCTCGACCCCGAACTGTGCGTGCGCATCCGCGCCTCGATCCTGCTCGCCGGTCCCCTGCTGGCCCGCTGCGGCGAATTGATGCTGCCGCCGCCCGGCGGCGACGTCATCGGCCGGCGCCGGCTGGACACGCATATGCTGGCGCTGGAGCAGCTCGGCGCAAAAGTCACTGCGACCGACCGGCTGGAATTCCGCTGCCCCAAGCTGACCGGCGCGGACGTGTTCCTGGACGAGCCCAGCGTCACCGCGACCGAGAACGCGCTGGTGGCGGCGGTCGCCGCCGATGGCGTCACCTATTTGCGCAACGCCGCCTCCGAGCCGCATGTGCAGGACCTCGCCCATTTCCTGGTCGCGCTCGGCGCCAGGATCGAGGGCATCGGCACCAACACCATGATCATCCATGGGCCGGCGACGCTGGGCGGGGCGAGCTACCGGATCCAGCCCGACCATATCGAGGTCGGCTCGCTGATCGGGCTTGCCGCGGTGACGCGCTCGCAGATTGGTATTGTGCGTGCCGGCGTCGAGCATCTGCGCTCGATCCGCATGGGTTTCGAGCGGCTCGGCATCGTCTGCCGCGTCGAGGGCGATGATCTCATCGTGCCCTCCAATCAAACATTGAAGATCCAGGACGATTTCGGCGGCCACGTGCCCAAGCTGGAGGACCAGCCATGGCCCGCCTTCCCGGCCGACCTGATGTCGATCGCGATCGTCACCGCCACGCAATGCGAGGGCGTGATCCTGATGTTCGAGAAGATGTTCGAATCGCGAATGTTCTTCGTCGACAAGCTGATCGCGATGGGGGCGCGTATCGTGCTCTGCGATCCGCATCGCGCCATCATCGCCGGCCCCAGCCGCCTGCGCGGCGCATCGATGATCTCGCCCGACATCCGCGCCGGCATGGCGATGCTGCTCGCCGCCGTCTGCGCCGAGGGGACATCCACGATCAACAACGCCGACCAGATCGAGCGCGGCTACGAGCGCATCGAGGAGCGCCTCAACGCGCTGGGCGCGAAGATCAAGCGGGTGCCTGAGAGGAAGGGCTGA
- a CDS encoding DUF2867 domain-containing protein, whose amino-acid sequence MTGPVREITPDVDVGTVLSGAQFIDAFRVELGPRQLSAREACTRMMLHGPRWIDALTRLRNILVKPFGLKTSGEGAPAPHGMIGLFPVLSETPERLIAGFDDYHLDFRVVVDVAGDTADRRVTLTTLVRTNNLLGRAYLALIIPFHKLVTRSMMGDIAEPVR is encoded by the coding sequence ATGACAGGACCGGTTCGCGAAATCACTCCCGATGTCGATGTCGGCACGGTGCTATCAGGCGCGCAGTTCATCGACGCATTTCGTGTCGAGCTCGGCCCGAGGCAATTGAGTGCCCGCGAGGCCTGCACCCGAATGATGCTGCACGGGCCGCGCTGGATCGATGCGCTGACGCGCTTGCGCAACATCCTGGTGAAACCCTTCGGACTGAAGACATCGGGCGAAGGCGCTCCGGCTCCGCACGGGATGATCGGCCTATTTCCGGTGCTGAGCGAAACACCGGAGCGGCTGATCGCCGGTTTTGACGACTACCATCTCGATTTCCGCGTCGTGGTTGATGTCGCCGGCGACACAGCGGACCGGCGGGTGACATTGACCACGTTGGTGCGGACCAACAATCTGCTCGGGCGGGCCTATCTCGCGCTGATCATACCGTTCCACAAGCTCGTGACCCGCAGCATGATGGGAGACATCGCGGAGCCGGTGCGATGA
- the gyrB gene encoding DNA topoisomerase (ATP-hydrolyzing) subunit B, with amino-acid sequence MTEPARQTPAENEPSNPSDYGAESIRVLKGLDAVRKRPGMYIGDTDDGSGLHHMVYEVVDNAIDEALAGHATRVDVILNADNSVTVRDDGRGIPVDIHKGEGISAAEVIMTQLHAGGKFDQNSYKVSGGLHGVGVSVVNALSSKLGLRIWRDDKEHYIEFAHGDAVAPLRVVGDAPGKRGTEVTFLASSETFKNIEYDFATLEHRLRELAFLNSGVNIALSDMRHAVEKREEMYYSGGVEEFVRYLDRNKKALVPAPIMVRSEANGIGVEAALWWNDSYHENVLCFTNNIPQRDGGTHLAGFRGALTRQVNGYAEANAKKEKIALTGDDCREGLTAVLSVKVPDPKFSSQTKDKLVSSEVRPVVENVLNEALQAWFEEHPSEAKMIVGKVIQAAAAREAARKARELTRKSPLSVSSLPGKLADCQEKDPAKSELFIVEGDSAGGSAKQGRNREFQAVLPLRGKILNVERVRPDTMLKSEQIGTLITALGTGIGDEFSIDKLRYHKIIVMTDADVDGAHIRTLLLTFFYRQMPDIIDGGYLYIAQPPLYKVARGKSEQYLKDERALEDYLIDAGLDDCVYIPGTGGDRSGRDLRQLVDDARVVRSILRNLHSRYNRKVIEQAAITGVLNKAIYGNPEKAAAAAQYIASRLDSQAEEVERGWVGQFVEGQGFLFERTVRGVKEAAMIDDALLGSAEARKLDEFTTKLQDVYARSGKLRRKDTEHVVHGPVDLFEAATDFGRKGIALQRYKGLGEMNPEQLWETTLDTEARSLLQVKVKEVDEADDIFTKLMGDVVEPRRDFIQEHSLSATIDI; translated from the coding sequence ATGACAGAACCTGCTCGGCAGACGCCTGCCGAAAACGAGCCCTCAAATCCGAGCGATTACGGGGCGGAATCGATCCGCGTGCTCAAGGGCCTCGATGCCGTGCGCAAGCGCCCGGGCATGTATATCGGCGACACCGACGACGGCTCGGGCCTGCACCACATGGTGTACGAGGTCGTCGACAACGCCATCGACGAGGCGCTGGCGGGCCACGCCACGCGCGTCGACGTGATCCTCAACGCCGACAATTCCGTCACCGTGCGCGACGACGGCCGCGGCATTCCGGTCGACATCCACAAGGGCGAAGGCATCTCGGCGGCCGAGGTCATCATGACCCAGCTCCATGCCGGCGGAAAATTCGACCAGAACTCCTACAAGGTCTCCGGCGGCCTGCACGGCGTCGGCGTCTCCGTCGTCAACGCGCTGTCGAGCAAGCTGGGCTTGCGGATCTGGCGCGACGACAAGGAGCACTACATCGAGTTCGCCCATGGCGATGCCGTGGCACCGCTCAGGGTCGTCGGCGACGCGCCCGGCAAGCGCGGCACCGAGGTGACGTTCCTGGCCTCGTCCGAGACCTTCAAGAACATCGAGTATGATTTCGCCACGCTCGAGCACCGACTGCGCGAGCTCGCCTTCCTCAATTCCGGCGTCAACATCGCCCTTTCCGACATGCGTCACGCGGTCGAGAAGCGCGAGGAGATGTACTATTCCGGCGGCGTCGAGGAATTCGTCAGATATCTCGACCGCAACAAGAAGGCGCTGGTACCGGCGCCGATCATGGTGCGATCGGAGGCCAACGGCATCGGCGTCGAGGCCGCGCTGTGGTGGAACGACAGCTATCATGAGAACGTGCTGTGCTTCACCAACAACATCCCGCAGCGCGACGGCGGCACCCATCTCGCCGGCTTCCGCGGCGCGCTGACGCGCCAGGTCAACGGCTATGCCGAGGCCAATGCGAAGAAGGAAAAGATCGCGCTGACCGGCGACGACTGCCGTGAAGGCCTCACCGCCGTGCTGTCGGTGAAGGTGCCCGATCCGAAATTCTCGTCGCAGACCAAGGACAAGCTGGTGTCCTCGGAAGTGCGTCCCGTGGTCGAGAACGTCCTCAACGAGGCGCTCCAGGCCTGGTTCGAGGAACATCCGAGCGAAGCCAAGATGATCGTCGGCAAGGTGATCCAGGCCGCCGCCGCGCGTGAGGCTGCGCGAAAGGCGCGTGAGCTGACCCGCAAGAGCCCGCTCTCGGTCTCCTCGCTGCCCGGCAAGCTTGCCGACTGCCAGGAGAAGGATCCGGCCAAGTCCGAACTCTTCATCGTCGAGGGCGATTCCGCAGGCGGCAGCGCCAAGCAGGGCCGCAACCGCGAATTCCAGGCGGTGCTGCCGCTGCGCGGCAAGATCCTCAACGTCGAACGCGTTCGTCCAGACACGATGTTGAAAAGCGAGCAGATCGGCACTCTGATCACCGCACTCGGCACCGGTATCGGCGACGAGTTCTCGATCGACAAGCTGCGCTATCACAAGATCATCGTGATGACGGACGCCGATGTCGACGGCGCCCATATCCGCACACTGCTGCTCACCTTCTTCTACCGGCAGATGCCCGACATCATCGACGGCGGCTATCTCTATATCGCCCAGCCGCCGCTCTATAAGGTCGCGCGCGGCAAGTCCGAGCAATATCTGAAGGACGAGCGGGCGCTGGAAGATTATCTGATCGACGCCGGGCTCGACGATTGCGTGTACATCCCCGGCACCGGCGGCGATCGTTCCGGCCGCGACCTGCGCCAGCTGGTCGACGACGCCCGCGTGGTCCGCAGCATCCTGCGCAATTTGCACAGCCGCTACAATCGCAAGGTGATCGAGCAGGCCGCCATCACCGGCGTGCTGAACAAGGCGATCTACGGCAATCCCGAGAAGGCCGCCGCAGCCGCGCAGTACATCGCGAGCCGGCTGGACAGCCAGGCCGAGGAAGTCGAGCGCGGCTGGGTCGGCCAGTTCGTCGAGGGCCAGGGCTTCCTGTTCGAGCGCACCGTGCGCGGCGTCAAGGAAGCGGCCATGATCGACGATGCGCTGCTCGGCTCGGCCGAGGCCCGCAAGCTCGACGAGTTCACGACCAAGCTCCAGGACGTCTACGCCCGCTCCGGCAAGCTGCGGCGGAAGGACACCGAGCACGTGGTCCACGGCCCGGTCGATCTGTTCGAGGCGGCCACCGACTTCGGGCGCAAGGGCATCGCCCTGCAGCGCTACAAAGGTCTCGGCGAGATGAACCCGGAGCAGCTCTGGGAGACCACGCTCGACACCGAGGCGCGGTCGCTTTTGCAGGTGAAGGTCAAGGAGGTGGACGAGGCCGACGACATCTTCACCAAGCTGATGGGCGACGTGGTCGAGCCGCGCCGCGACTTCATCCAGGAACATTCGCTGAGCGCAACGATCGATATCTGA
- a CDS encoding MATE family efflux transporter, whose translation MLDTMQHQPQPQAGVPQNHLALEFAETLRLAVPMMLTQLGQIAMITTDLAMIGHLGESAVAAAALAHTVYFVSFTFGLGLMSAVSPLAAQAFGAGDVRRVRRALRVGLWVALPISLPMIASPLYGKQILIALGQAPQSAALAQHYLNGLAWGIAPALGFVALRSMMSAVNRPQAPLWITVAAIPVNAALVYCLIHGLFGLPELGLFGAGLATTLVNLGTFVATLAIAAWRKPFADYHPLAHLWRIDWPLMRQLIGIGAPISFSLLLEYGLFSSAALLMGLISTTALAAHQIALQVTAVLFMVPLGIGMAATVRVGHAFGRDDMIGVRRAGVVAAVLGIAFVAALTIGIILGRYQLGRLFFGSSEASAPTVELTATLLLVGATFFIADALQTIMGGALRGINDTRMTLVFAAIGYWCIGFPIAWMLAFHANLGAVGVWIGLSIGSFVYAGLLILRFRMLARRLGG comes from the coding sequence ATGCTCGATACCATGCAACATCAGCCGCAGCCGCAAGCCGGCGTGCCGCAAAACCATCTCGCGCTGGAATTCGCCGAGACGCTGCGGCTGGCCGTGCCGATGATGCTGACGCAGCTCGGGCAGATCGCGATGATCACGACCGATCTCGCGATGATCGGCCACCTCGGCGAGAGCGCGGTCGCAGCGGCCGCGCTGGCGCATACGGTTTATTTCGTCAGCTTCACCTTCGGGCTCGGCCTGATGTCGGCGGTGTCGCCGCTGGCCGCGCAGGCGTTCGGCGCCGGAGATGTCAGGCGCGTGCGCCGCGCCTTGCGCGTCGGGTTGTGGGTCGCGCTGCCGATCTCGCTGCCGATGATAGCCTCGCCGCTCTATGGCAAGCAGATCCTGATTGCGCTCGGACAGGCGCCGCAGTCCGCCGCGCTGGCGCAGCATTATCTGAATGGCCTCGCCTGGGGCATCGCGCCGGCGCTCGGCTTCGTCGCGCTGCGCAGCATGATGAGCGCGGTGAACCGGCCACAGGCGCCGCTGTGGATCACCGTTGCGGCGATCCCGGTCAATGCCGCACTGGTCTATTGCCTGATCCACGGCCTGTTCGGCCTGCCCGAGCTCGGCCTGTTCGGCGCCGGGCTGGCGACCACGCTGGTCAATCTCGGCACCTTCGTCGCCACGCTCGCCATCGCTGCATGGCGCAAGCCGTTCGCGGATTATCATCCGCTCGCCCATCTCTGGAGGATCGACTGGCCCTTGATGCGCCAGCTGATCGGGATCGGCGCGCCGATCTCGTTCTCGCTGCTGCTCGAATACGGCCTGTTCTCATCGGCGGCGCTGCTGATGGGGCTGATCTCGACCACGGCGCTCGCCGCGCACCAGATCGCGCTCCAGGTCACCGCCGTGCTGTTCATGGTGCCGCTCGGCATCGGCATGGCCGCGACGGTGCGGGTCGGCCACGCCTTCGGCCGTGACGACATGATCGGCGTCAGACGTGCGGGCGTCGTCGCTGCCGTGCTCGGCATCGCTTTCGTCGCGGCGTTGACCATCGGGATCATCCTCGGGCGCTATCAGCTCGGGCGGCTGTTCTTCGGCAGCAGCGAGGCCAGCGCGCCGACGGTCGAGCTGACCGCGACCCTGCTGCTGGTCGGCGCGACCTTTTTCATTGCGGACGCGCTCCAGACCATCATGGGCGGCGCGCTGCGCGGCATCAATGACACCAGGATGACACTGGTGTTCGCGGCGATCGGCTATTGGTGCATCGGCTTCCCGATCGCCTGGATGCTGGCCTTCCACGCCAATCTCGGCGCGGTCGGCGTCTGGATCGGGCTGTCGATCGGATCGTTCGTCTATGCGGGCCTCCTGATCTTGCGCTTCCGCATGCTGGCGCGCAGACTGGGGGGATGA
- the dnaN gene encoding DNA polymerase III subunit beta — MKVTVERAQLLKSLGHVHRVVERRNTIPILGNVLVRAENAKLSLKATDLDLEVTETLPAETATAGSTTVPAHMFYDIVRKLPDGSQIVLEADGDRAVLAIRAGRSRFTLQTLPENDFPDLAAGDMSHSFNLAAKDVKRLIDRTQFAISTEETRYYLNGIYLHAAGTAKAATLRGVATDGHRLAQLDLVQPKGAEGMPGVIVPRKTVGEVQRLIEDTEAEMTIELSQAKIRFTIGNVVLTSKLIDGTFPDYGRVIPQGNDKELIVDKKDFENAVDRVSTISSERGRAVKLSLSAGKLVLSVTNPDSGSATEELEVEYASDALDIGFNSRYLLDIAAQIEGDVATLRLADPGSPTLVQDKDDKSALYVLMPMRV; from the coding sequence ATGAAGGTTACGGTCGAACGCGCGCAACTGCTGAAGTCGCTGGGCCATGTCCACCGCGTGGTCGAGCGCCGCAACACGATTCCGATCCTCGGCAACGTGCTGGTGCGGGCCGAGAACGCGAAATTGTCGCTGAAGGCGACCGACCTCGATCTTGAGGTGACGGAGACGCTGCCTGCGGAAACCGCGACCGCGGGCTCGACCACGGTGCCGGCGCACATGTTCTACGACATCGTGCGCAAGCTGCCTGATGGCTCGCAGATCGTGCTGGAGGCCGACGGCGACCGCGCCGTGCTGGCGATCCGCGCCGGCCGCTCGCGCTTCACGCTGCAGACCCTGCCGGAGAATGATTTCCCGGATCTCGCCGCCGGCGACATGTCGCATTCGTTCAATCTCGCCGCCAAGGACGTCAAGCGGCTGATCGACCGCACTCAGTTTGCGATCTCGACCGAAGAGACGCGTTATTATCTCAACGGCATCTATCTGCACGCCGCGGGCACCGCGAAGGCGGCCACCCTGCGCGGCGTCGCCACCGACGGCCACCGCCTCGCCCAGCTTGATCTGGTCCAGCCCAAGGGCGCCGAGGGCATGCCGGGCGTGATCGTGCCGCGCAAGACCGTCGGCGAGGTGCAGCGCCTGATCGAGGACACCGAAGCCGAGATGACGATCGAGCTGTCGCAGGCCAAGATCCGCTTCACCATCGGCAATGTGGTGCTGACCTCGAAACTGATCGACGGCACCTTCCCCGACTACGGCCGCGTCATCCCGCAGGGCAATGACAAGGAGCTGATCGTCGACAAGAAGGATTTCGAGAACGCGGTCGACCGCGTCTCCACCATCTCGAGCGAGCGCGGCCGCGCGGTCAAACTGTCGCTGTCGGCGGGCAAGCTGGTGCTGTCGGTGACCAATCCGGATTCCGGCAGCGCGACCGAAGAGCTCGAGGTCGAATACGCCTCCGACGCCCTCGATATCGGCTTCAACTCCCGCTATCTGCTCGACATCGCCGCCCAGATCGAGGGCGACGTCGCAACCTTGAGGCTCGCCGATCCCGGCTCCCCGACGCTGGTGCAGGACAAGGACGACAAAAGCGCGCTGTACGTGCTGATGCCGATGCGGGTGTAA